A genomic segment from Phalacrocorax aristotelis chromosome 16, bGulAri2.1, whole genome shotgun sequence encodes:
- the LOC142065160 gene encoding urotensin-2 receptor-like — protein MEPNGTAAAGGNASAAAGGGGGGPPGGGPLLIPSAFGTVLSVMYVAGVAGNVYTLVVMCHSARCAAPMYSSIVSLALADLLYLSTIPFIVCTYLAQDWYFGDLGCRILLSLDLLTMHASIFTLTLMCTERYLAVTRPLDTLKRSRGYRKVTAGAVWSVSLLLTLPMMLMVTLTEGGKAEGKVKRMCAPTWSVDAYRTYLTVLFSTSIMAPGIIIGFLYTRLARTYLESQRNPPHKEKSKRSPRQKVLIMIFSIVLVFWACFLPFWIWQLVRLYSSSLQLTTQTQKCINYLVTCLTYSNSCINPFLYTLLTKNYREYLRNRHRNFYRFTSSFRKRGSNLQCSWGRSMSSSNQYDYSSEALGMATLKDK, from the coding sequence atGGAGCCCAacgggacggcggcggcggggggcaacgcctcggcggcggcggggggcggcggcggcggcccccccGGGGGCGGCCCCCTGCTCATCCCCTCGGCCTTCGGGACGGTGCTGTCGGTGATGTACGTGGCCGGGGTGGCGGGCAACGTCTACACGCTGGTGGTGATGTGCCACTCGGCGCGCTGCGCCGCCCCCATGTACAGCTCCATCGTCAGCCTGGCCCTGGCCGACCTGCTCTACCTCTCCACCATCCCCTTCATCGTCTGCACCTACCTGGCCCAGGACTGGTACTTCGGGGACCTGGGGTGCCGCATCCTGCTCAGCCTGGACCTGCTCACCATGCACGCCAGCATCTTCACCCTCACCCTCATGTGTACCGAGCGCTACCTGGCCGTCACCCGGCCCCTGGACACCCTGAAGCGGTCGCGTGGCTACCGGAAGGTCACGGCGGGCGCCGTCTGGTCGGTCTCGCTGCTCCTCACTCTGCCCATGATGCTGATGGTCACCCTGACCGAGGGGGGCAAGGCAGAGGGCAAGGTGAAGAGGATGTGTGCGCCCACCTGGAGCGTGGACGCCTACCGAACCTACCTGACGGTGCTTTTCAGCACCAGCATCATGGCCCCGGGAATCATCATTGGCTTCCTCTACACACGCCTGGCCAGGACCTACCTGGAGTCCCAGAGGAACCCCCCCCACAAGGAGAAGAGCAAGAGATCGCCCCGGCAGAAGGTCCTCATCATGATTTTCAGCATCGTGCTGGTCTTCTGGGCCTGCTTCCTGCCATTTTGGATCTGGCAGCTGGTGCGGCTCtacagcagctccctgcagctcaCCACCCAAACCCAAAAGTGCATTAACTACCTGGTGACCTGCCTGACCTACAGCAACAGCTGCATCAACCCCTTCCTCTACACCCTGCTCACCAAAAACTACCGGGAATACCTGCGCAACAGGCACCGCAACTTCTACAGGTTCACATCCTCCTTTCGCAAGAGGGGCTCCAACCTGCAGTGCTCCTGGGGACGGTCCATGTCCTCCAGCAACCAGTACGACTACAGCTCGGAGGCCCTGGGCATGGCCACGCTGAAGGAcaagtga